The DNA segment TTGTGTGCCATTGCAAACGAAAAGCGTTTTACCCGGTTTATCGAAAGCGAGGGCGTTGGGACTGGCTCCGAACAGATCCGCCGGGTTCGATTTTACCCAGACGGTTTCGACGACCTTGTCCTTGCGCGTGTCAATGACACTCACCGTGTCGCCGCCGGCGTTCGCGACCGCCAGATATTTTCCGCCCGGGGCAGGCGCCAGCGCCGACGAATGCAGGCCGACGGGAATCTCCCGGGTCGAAGCGTTGCCGCGCAAATCAACCACCGATACCGAGCCTTCATTGGCAATGTAACGGATGGAATCGACGCGTACGCGCGTCCCGCGCCCCGCTGGGCCGGTTATACTCTGTGCGTCCGGGCGGCGACCGCCCCAGTTGCTCACGTACGCCTTTTCCCCGACAAGCACCACATCGTAGGGCGCGACACCAACGTCCCAGAAGCGAATCACCTTGCCGGTCTTAAGATCAAGTTCCGCGAGACGGTTGGACAAATTCAGCGCAACGTACAGCTGGCGGCCGTCGCGTGAAATCGCAAGTCCCGCGGGGATGTCTTCTTTGCGATCCAGCGCGGTCGCCGCGGGTAGTGGAATCGAGTACAAGGGCGAGACCCGGTGGTCGGAATTGACTCCGAAGACTTTAAGGCTCCCGTTGACGTTCGAGAGGAAGATCCGCGAACCATCCGGAGAAAAGATAAGCCCCGTGTAGCTGAGCTGGCCTTCCTTGTCCGGCTCGAGGATGTGACTGGACACCGATTCCGGGTTTACATCCGTCGCTTTGTCGGACGGAAGCGGAACGTGTTGTGTGATTTTTCCCGATCCAGGATCGATAATAATGAGTTCATGCGTCTTGCCAGACACCGCCAGAGTTTTTCCGTCCGGACTTAACGCCAATCCTTGAGGGCGCAATCCCGGCAACTCGATCTGAATGCCCGCCGGAGTCAGAATCTGGTTCACCGGTGTAACGACGCGGCTGCCGCCCGCGCGGCCAACCCTTTCCCGAGTCCACTCGGCGGCCCGGCCCCGAATGACGATGGCAATCATCAAAACCATTGCTGCCCACGAGACAGCGAGCTGGCGCAAGAATCTACCCGAGTGCGTTTGTTTCATGGAAAAAATCTTCGTATCGCAAGCCGGCTGCGCACAAGCTAGAACCCCAACTTCGCCAGCTCGTTTTGCAGTTGCATCTGAAACACCTGTAGATCGGCTGCTGACGGTTTATAGCCTTGTTCTTTTGGAGACAGACCGAGCCGTCCCATCTGGTCGAGATACCAATCAGCGCCCTTGCCGTCACTGAACGTGACACTGCCGCTGACAATGGCACCCGGTCGTGCGATCTGATCCACTTTCACCGAAACACCGCGCGCGCCTCCAGGAGCCATTTCATTTTCCGGTCCGGGTTCTTCCGTGTCTTCACCCTCGTCGCCGGCTTCTTTTGGCGCGGCAGAGCCGGCAACGGCGGTTCCCGACACGTCGATCGTTTTCGGCGGATCCACGTCCTTGGGCGTGAGCTTCAAATCGTCCACCAGCATGCGAACTTCCATATAGGTCAGCCGGACACCCAGCTCGTCAGCCAGTCGTGTTTGTATCTCGGCCAGTTTCTGTCCGCGTGCAACCCAATCAGCCACAGCGCGCTTGTGTGCGTCGTCCAGGTTCATCATCTGTTCTATTCGGAAGGATTAGTGCCCCGGATTCAACTGAAATCTTTCATCGGGCCGTCGGCTGTTCGCAAATCGTATTGCATTACGACGCCCTTCATCCAACATCTTCGGCCGTGGGCCCAACTCGCTCCGTGCCGAACCTGAAACCGCCGTTATGCGCGTGATATCCGGCATTCGCTTCCGTCCGCGATTGGTGGATGGGCTCAAGGAATATTCCCGCCAGGATTTTTTTGCCGACCTGGTGGCCGGCGTGACGGTCGGCATCGTCGCCTTGCCGCTCGCAATGGCGTTCGCCATCGCTTCGGGCGCAAAACCTGAGGCAGGCATTTTCACGGCGGTCATCGCGGGTTTTCTCATCTCCTCGCTCGGCGGTACCCGCGTTTGCATTGGCGGACCGACCGGAGCCTTTATCGTCATCCTGTACGGCATCGGCGCAAAATACGGACCGAGCAATCTTGCCGTCTGCACCGTGATTGCCGGCGTAATCCTGCTGATTCTGGGTCTGGCCCGTCTGGGAACAATGATCAAGTTCATCCCTTACCCGGTGACGATGGGTTTCACCAGTGGGATCGCCGTGCTCATTTTCACCACCCAGATCAAGGACTTCTTTGGCCTGCAGATGGACCAGGTGCCATCTGAATTCATGGAGAAAATCAAAGTACTGGCCGGGCATTTCGGCACCCTGCAATGGCCGACTGTCACCATGGCTGCGGGGTCGCTGGCGATCATTCTCTTCTGGCCGAAGAACTGGCAACGCCGCGTGCCCGGATCGATTGTCGCACTGCTCCTTGGCACGGCGGCCGTCGCACTGTTCCAATTACACGTCGAGACCATCGGCAGTCGTTTTGGCGGCATCCCGCAGGGCTTTCCTTCGCCGAACATGCCCGTGGTGTCATGGGGCAATATTCAGCACCTTTTCCAACCTGCGATGACCATCGCCCTGCTTGCGGCCATCGAGTCGCTGCTCTGCGCGGTCGTCGCCGACGGGATGACCGACGACCGGCACGATTCCAACCAGGAACTCATGGCGCAGGGCTTTGCCAATATCATCAGTCCATTCTTTGGAGGCATCGCTGCCACGAGCGCCATCGCGCGCACGGCGACCAGCGTGAAGAGCGGCGCGCGCTCGCCGGTCGCGGGCATTATTCACTCGCTCACCCTGCTACTTATCATTCTGATTGCCGCGCCGCTGGCCAGGTTCATTCCGCTGGCGACACTGAGCGCCGTTCTCGTAAACGTGGCGCTGCACATGGGCGAATGGCACAACTTCGGCCGCCTGCTTAAATGGCCGGTGTCCGACACGGCGGTATTCCTGGTCACATTTGCTTTGACAGTGGTCATTGACCTCACGGTCGCGGTCGAAATTGGCATGGTGCTGGCCGCAATGCTGTTCATTAAACGGGCGTCCGAAACCACTCAAATCATGGCCGTGGACGAAAGCACCGAGACCGAAGGACTGCATCATTCGCTGGTCGGCAAACAGATTCCGGACGGTGTGATGGTTTACCGCATCTTTGGCGCGTTCTTCTTTGGCGCTGCGGACAAGCTCGAGAGCGTCCTGAAGAGGGAGAAACGGGAGCCGGAGGTGCTGATCCTGCGCATGAGAAAGGTGATGGCCATGGACGCCACCGGTCTCAACGCGCTGGAAGACCTCTATGAACGGCTGCACCACAAACGCAAGCACCTCCTCTTGAGCGGTCCGCATACCCAGCCATTGCTGGTAATGGACAAATCGGGGTTTCTCGACCGTATCGGTCGAGAAAATGTCTGTGCGCACATCGACGCGGCGCTTGAACGGGCGCGCGAGATTCTCGGCCTTCCGCCGGCGGCGCCCACGGACCCGCACCATGAGGAAAAGCGAAGACTCGAAGCGGTGCGCCAGGAATTGACCAGCGTGCTGGAAAAGGTCCAGGATACTCTCAAGTCTCCGACAAGCGGCGGCAGCGGTCCGGCGGCGGGCCAGCCACACCAGCCGGGCGCGGCGAAGACCGAATCCCGACAATGAGTTCACTCCCGGTAATGGTCATTCCCCCGGTTCGCGATGGACCCCGTGCGTTGCGTTCGGATTGCGGCTCCCGCCTCGTGCGGATTCTCTCCCGGTCAGATCGGCGGGATCGAAGGCAGACACAACTTTCAGCACCCGGTGCCCTCGACGGTCGATGCACCATTAAATAGCGTGGCGCCATGCACGACCTTGCACTCACTCTGCTGCAGCTGTGCCTGCTGGGTTACCTCGTCGGAGCGATCGCGGGATTGTTGTTTCTGCGCGCGAACAAGCTCGCAAACCTTTTCGCGTTCGGATGCGGCGCGCTGGCGGCGCTGTGTGGAGTCGTCTCCTGCGGCATCTTCCTGGCCACCGGCGCTGCCGCCAACCAATCATCCTTCGAGGTGTTCCCCTCGCTAATCCCTTATGTGCGGATCAGCGCGCGAGCCGACCCTCTCGGATGTTTCTTCTGCCTGATTGTCTCCTTGGTGGGACTATCGCTGTCCACTTATTCGGTCGGCTATGCACGCGGGTTTTACGGGCGCAAAAACGTCGGTGTGCTTGGCGCGTTCTTCAATACGCTGCTGCTCGCCACGACGCTGGTGTTTCTCGCGGACAACGCCTTCTTTTTCCTCATCGCATGGGAGATCATGGCGCTCACGGCGTACTGCCTCGTGAGCTACGAGCATGAACACGACGAAACAAGACGCGCCGGGGTGCTCTACTTCGTCATGTCACATATCGGCACCGGATGCCTGATTCTTGCTTTCCTGCTGCTGTTCCAGATATCAGGCACTTACAGCTTCGACAGCTTCCACTCGCTCGGTAACCAAATGTCACCCAACGCGCGCAACGCGGCGTTCCTCCTTTTCCTCGTCGGCTTCGGTGTCAAGGCCGGCATCGTGCCGCTGCATATCTGGCTGCCGGCAGCACACCCCGTCGCGCCAAGCAATGTGTCCGCGCTCATGTCCGGGGTGATCATCAAAAGTGGCATCTACGGGTTGACGCGCGTTTTCTTCGAATTCCTCGGCACGCCACCTCTGTGGTGGGGCGTTACCATCCTCAGCGTCGGCACCGTCTCCGCGTTGCTCGGCGTACTCTATGCACTGATGGAACATGACCTGAAGCGGCTGCTGGCTTATCACAGCATAGAAAACATCGGCATCATTTTGATGGGCCTCGGTGCATCGCTCATGTTTCTGCACACTGGACATCCGATGCTGGCGACATTCGCGCTGATTGCCGGTCTCTATCACACCATCAACCACGCACTCTTCAAGGCCTTGCTCTTCCTGGGCGCAGGCGCGGTCCTGCACGCCACGCACACGCGCAATATGGAGGAACTGGGCGGACTGGCGAAACGAATGCCGAGGACGGCGCTCTTCTTCCTCATCGGCGCAGTAGCCATCTCCGCGCTGCCGCCGCTCAACGGATTCGTCAGCGAGTGGCTCACCTTCCAGTCCTTGTTGCAGGGTTTCAGCACGACCACCAGCCTGATCCGGCTCGTGTTCCCGCTGTGCGGCGCGATGCTCGCGTTGACCGGCGCGCTGGCGGCGGCGTGTTTCGTAAAGGCATTCGGCATTACATTCCTGGCGCAGCCCCGCAGCGAGGAAGCCGCGCGGGCGCGTGAGGTTTCGCCCGCGATGCTTTTCGGCCAGGTGATTCTCACCGTGGCATGCGTCTTCCTCGGATTGTTTCCGACGCTTTTTCTGACCTTGCTCGACCCATTGACGCAACAACTCACCGGATGGCAGTTGAGCGGGCAACTTAGCGCGGCCAACGGTCTTGTACTCTCCGGCGTCGCGCGCGACGGCGGAACCGTTTCGACGCTCGGTCTCACGCTGATGGCGGTTTTTCTGCTGCCCGTGCCGTTCGTTCTCCAACTGGCGTTCTCACGGCGCTCAAAGAGCCGCGTCGGGCCGACCTGGGCGTGCGGTCAGAAACCGCTGACACCGCGAATGGAATACACCGCCACCGGCTTTTCGAAACCGATCCGGATGATTTTCAAATCTCTTTTTCGGCCGCGCCGCGAGGTTCAACGGGAATACGATTTCTCACCTTACTTCGCGAGGACCCTCCGCTTCGAAGCCCACGTCGAGGAAATTTTCGAAACACGGATCTACCGGCCCCTCAACCGCCGCGTTCTGTGGGCGTCACGACGGATGCGCGCCCTTCAGGCCGGCAGTCTCCAGGCATACCTGATCTACATTTTCATCACGCTGCTGATTCTGCTCCTGTTTGCGTTATGAACCCCCTCCTCCCTGCCATCGTCTTCCAGACGGCCCTGGTGCTCCTGCTCGCGCCTCTGGTAAGCGGATGCATCAGGAACTGGAAGGCAAAATTGCAAAACCGCCGCGGCCCACGCGTCTGGCAGACTTATTTCGACATCATCAAATTCCTCCGCAAGGACATGGTGATCTCCGAGCACACTTCCTGGGTGTTTAGAACGGCGCCGTATGTGGTCTTGATCAGCTCGTTATTGGTGGGGATGATGGTGCCAATGGCGACCGCGCAAGCGCCATTGAGCCTGTTCGGGGGCGCGCTGGCGGTCGTCGGACTGCTCGCGCTCAGTCGTTTTTTTCTCGCACTGAGCGGACTCGACTCTGGAAGCCCCTTCGGCGGCATGGGCAGCAGCCGCGAAATGACCATTGCCGCCATCGCTGAACCGACGATGATGCTGGCCATCTTCACCGTCGCCATTACGGCCGGTTCGACGGACCTCAGCCGCATTGTGCAGGCGACGCAGGGACCGATGTGGAAGGTTCTCAACCCGACGTACGTCCTTGCCTTCGCCGCGTTGTTCATCGTGCTGTTGGCTGAAACGGGTCGCATTCCGGTGGATAATCCGGCCACGCACCTGGAGCTGACGATGATTCACGAGGCCATGCTGCTCGAATACTCGGGCCGCAACCTGGCCTTCATGGAATGGGGCGCGTCCATCAAACAACTCGTGTTGATGACGCTGCTCATCAACGTATTCATTCCGATCGGCATCGCAATGGACACCACGCCGGCAGCGCTCGGTCTGGGCTTGTTCGCC comes from the Candidatus Angelobacter sp. genome and includes:
- the hyfB gene encoding hydrogenase 4 subunit B; translation: MHDLALTLLQLCLLGYLVGAIAGLLFLRANKLANLFAFGCGALAALCGVVSCGIFLATGAAANQSSFEVFPSLIPYVRISARADPLGCFFCLIVSLVGLSLSTYSVGYARGFYGRKNVGVLGAFFNTLLLATTLVFLADNAFFFLIAWEIMALTAYCLVSYEHEHDETRRAGVLYFVMSHIGTGCLILAFLLLFQISGTYSFDSFHSLGNQMSPNARNAAFLLFLVGFGVKAGIVPLHIWLPAAHPVAPSNVSALMSGVIIKSGIYGLTRVFFEFLGTPPLWWGVTILSVGTVSALLGVLYALMEHDLKRLLAYHSIENIGIILMGLGASLMFLHTGHPMLATFALIAGLYHTINHALFKALLFLGAGAVLHATHTRNMEELGGLAKRMPRTALFFLIGAVAISALPPLNGFVSEWLTFQSLLQGFSTTTSLIRLVFPLCGAMLALTGALAAACFVKAFGITFLAQPRSEEAARAREVSPAMLFGQVILTVACVFLGLFPTLFLTLLDPLTQQLTGWQLSGQLSAANGLVLSGVARDGGTVSTLGLTLMAVFLLPVPFVLQLAFSRRSKSRVGPTWACGQKPLTPRMEYTATGFSKPIRMIFKSLFRPRREVQREYDFSPYFARTLRFEAHVEEIFETRIYRPLNRRVLWASRRMRALQAGSLQAYLIYIFITLLILLLFAL
- a CDS encoding respiratory chain complex I subunit 1 family protein, with the protein product MNPLLPAIVFQTALVLLLAPLVSGCIRNWKAKLQNRRGPRVWQTYFDIIKFLRKDMVISEHTSWVFRTAPYVVLISSLLVGMMVPMATAQAPLSLFGGALAVVGLLALSRFFLALSGLDSGSPFGGMGSSREMTIAAIAEPTMMLAIFTVAITAGSTDLSRIVQATQGPMWKVLNPTYVLAFAALFIVLLAETGRIPVDNPATHLELTMIHEAMLLEYSGRNLAFMEWGASIKQLVLMTLLINVFIPIGIAMDTTPAALGLGLFAYVTKLLLLSAVVAVVETTNAKLRLFRVPDLLSAAFVLATLSLLSTFLFR
- the sulP gene encoding sulfate permease, which translates into the protein MRVISGIRFRPRLVDGLKEYSRQDFFADLVAGVTVGIVALPLAMAFAIASGAKPEAGIFTAVIAGFLISSLGGTRVCIGGPTGAFIVILYGIGAKYGPSNLAVCTVIAGVILLILGLARLGTMIKFIPYPVTMGFTSGIAVLIFTTQIKDFFGLQMDQVPSEFMEKIKVLAGHFGTLQWPTVTMAAGSLAIILFWPKNWQRRVPGSIVALLLGTAAVALFQLHVETIGSRFGGIPQGFPSPNMPVVSWGNIQHLFQPAMTIALLAAIESLLCAVVADGMTDDRHDSNQELMAQGFANIISPFFGGIAATSAIARTATSVKSGARSPVAGIIHSLTLLLIILIAAPLARFIPLATLSAVLVNVALHMGEWHNFGRLLKWPVSDTAVFLVTFALTVVIDLTVAVEIGMVLAAMLFIKRASETTQIMAVDESTETEGLHHSLVGKQIPDGVMVYRIFGAFFFGAADKLESVLKREKREPEVLILRMRKVMAMDATGLNALEDLYERLHHKRKHLLLSGPHTQPLLVMDKSGFLDRIGRENVCAHIDAALERAREILGLPPAAPTDPHHEEKRRLEAVRQELTSVLEKVQDTLKSPTSGGSGPAAGQPHQPGAAKTESRQ